Genomic segment of Salvia splendens isolate huo1 chromosome 12, SspV2, whole genome shotgun sequence:
ATCGTCAACAGCCTTCCTCGTCTTCTTTGGAATGTCATCTCCCATTTTCGACAAGCACTTCTCCAGCTCTGCGCCTCTTATTCTCTCAGCGTATGCCCTTAATTTCTTGATGGTTGGGACGGTCTCCAGTGAATCGCGCCAGGCTTCAAATTGACCCGACTCTTCTGCAATGATCGCCTGAGCTTCCATTGCTTTACGCAGGCGGTCTTCTTTATTGGCTGCCACAACCTCCTTCAGATCATCCACGTTGTAGACACGTGCAGTCTTGAGATCGTTGACACATGCGCCCACGTTTCTTGGGACAGAGATGTCAACAAACAGCCTCAACCCCCCCACGTTTGAGCCAACGGGTGGGAGGTCCACGACGTGCTCTTTCAGAAAAAGTGGAGTCTCTGATGCAGTGCTTGTAAAGACCACATCTGCTTCTGCTGTGCAGGTTAGCATTTCAGTGAGGGGTTTGTAGATGATCTCAACATCCTTGATCTCCTCGCGAATGGCGGAAACTCTGTCTTCAGTTCGATTCACAACCACCATCTTCGTGCAGCCTTTGGCGGCCAAGTGCTTGATCACCAGTTTTCCCATCTTCCCCGCTCCAACAACTAGCATCCGAGCAGTAGAATGTGAGGCTTCGGGGAGTTTCATCAAAGCCAACTCCACTGCAGCTGAACTCACGGATACTGCACCAGCAGCAATGTTCGTCTCAGTTCTAACTCGCTTCCCCACAGTGATCGCGTGTTTGAAGAGACCACTTATGTTCCGTCCAAAGCCCACCACTCCCTGCCCGACCTTAACCACTTGCTTCACTTGAGCCAGGATTTGACCCTCACCCAATACCAAGGAATCCAGCCCAGCCGACACTTCAAAGATGTGTTGAGTCGCGTCTTGATCATAAAGTAGAAACCGATGCTCACAGATCTCCGAAGCAGGGATTCCACTAGTCTGACAAGCATACAATCTATCATGAGATTCACAGTGATGATATAAACCTTTAGCAGGAAAAAAAATCAGATGCTACAAAGATGAGAAGTCTCAACAAATATAGCTTGTTTCTGCTATAGGCTAACTGCAACGCCTTCTATAGAAAGGTTTAGATGCTATCGATGGTAAAAACCAACACGAATAACCATTGCAGTTGCTGGTAATCTTGGACAAAATATGCTTAGAAAATTATAAACAGTCAAGAGATAGATACCTTGGACATCCAATCAGTCACTTCTTTAACCCCTCGGTGACGAGAAAGAGCTACCACGTAGATTTCCATTCTGTTACAAGTACTCAGAACAGCAGCCTCTTCGATATGATTCAAACCACAGAGCTCGCTTATAGCTCTTGGCCACTCAGCCTCAGGAACAGCGAGTTTCTCCCGCATTTCAACAGGCGCCGTGTGGATGCTGAGACCAATCACTACAATGCTGCTTCTTTCTTTTGTATATCCTGCAAGAAAATCCAACAATATGATTTCAAGAAGATCCCAGTCTCCTAACAGAAAACAAGCAAAGGCAATTGACCCCACAAATAAGAAAAAACGAAATTGTATTCTCTAAAATGAAGGAAAATTATAAGAGAAGATACAAGCAGTTTGTTGTAATAGACCAAACAGTATGATCAAAGTCtaataattcaaataaattatttactaatatgaataaaaagatGCAACTGATTCCTATCAAATTAGGGCTTAGTTTATTCTCACGGAAGAACAGCTTCACATCATCATTAAACTTAATCATATCATCGATTATATTCGCAATCATTAGAATTAAGCAAGTGAGCTCAAATCTTAGAAAATCAATTAATTCATCAAATCCAAAAAAGGCAGGTGTTCATACTGTCAGCGGCGGAGGTCTTGAGCTGTTCGAGAGCCGATAAGCTCGAAGCGGAGGCCGAGAAAGAAGCTGCATTGGTCGGCTCCGCCGCGTCGGCTTGAGCCGCCAGGGCGTCCGGCGCAGCCTCGCACTTGACCATTCCCCAATTCCTCCGGCTCAGAGCCGCTAGCCGGGCTCGAGGAGCGGCGGATGCGGACATCGACGGCGACGCCGCGTTCCTCACCAGCAAAGCTTCGAGCTTTGCGCCCACAAATGCACTCGAAACAGCCATATTGCACAATTTGCTCAAATCACGGATTAATTAAGCGGAAGACCTAGAATCAAGGAGAGGGGAAATTGAGGGTTTTGTGAGTGTGAGTGATTATTGTGGTGGGGGTAATCGACGTCGTCAGAAATGGGGAGGGGAGGGGAGTATGAGCTTGAGGCCTCGGGATTGAATTGATGCTTGATTTTGGCagttttcttgatttttgatttgttttggagtggatgagagagagagaatggaaTTGGTTGGATTTCTTTGAATTGTGATTGGTTGATTTGGGGCGTGTTCTATCCACACTACTCTTCTTTTCATCGGAGCCACATCACCACCAACTAGGAGATACTCCTACAATGCAAATATGGAAAAATGGTGTTTATTGTGTGATGATgtcgcgaatttttgatgggaataaatgcaagtaataaacgatcacaacacggaaaattacgtggttcgatttactgaggtaaatctacgtccacgggaagaagagagggcaaatttgtattgcttggtctcgcttacagattacaatactgatttgctataagattcaggatctagagagcttaaccctcgtctatctgatctaagttctatttatacattcgaactaagatcgtggtttgcaggttgataactgcttgataccactaaatagatcgtgggtgtaatggaggtcgtggagatcctgcatgggtccactatctccttgttcggtcgaatactgagaccgaactgctgaactttgccgatcagcttctgccgatctgagagttgagctcgataggtcggcttttaccgagctataggctgtgaccgaactctttggttgtgccgaactgatactaccgagctataggctgtgaccgaactctttggttgtgccgaactgatactctttcttgggttttgggctgatgggccgtcactgctattgggctcgcaattattgtttagttgtttagttcgtatcccatcaccacccccccccgaaaagcgaagtgaatcacttcggcgttttggataagtgtaagggggaggccgacgtcaggggacgtgctctgcacgtgtctgcattaaatgcgacagcaaatccggccagagaatccagaaaaagtgggatttgaaacggtgcgacgaatttgaaatgcctttgcgaatctgataaatatttcctctcttcatcattggaatacttttgcgattatttcttctgtattctctctctttttcgtaaaattttcttccgcttcttcaagaatttcttcagagactttcgaccatcaaagagtaagaatcatgtcttcttcttctgaatctgtttctgaatcaggtagtggtaggaaggggggtaaggggtcttctggccggaaaaggtccggggagaagacggtagaatatttccacagcattttgagtaaggatactgtgatatccttacacggaaaatattttcttcctggggggttaggggtgattcccgacgacattcatagggctaactcgccgccggagggttatgccaccgtttacgaagcctgcttagaatgcgggcttcgtttccctcttccccctgcctttgtagagcttcttgatttttttcaacttcctttaggtcaggtgactccaaattcttggaggcacttatcggcctttgctgccgagctgcgtagactagaaaaggatctgtctctgagggcaatccttaatttctttcagtttaagagaaagggatcctggttttacttgatccctttacagcccttcagagcattctgtaaaaccaaatggccgaagtggcaaaatcgtttctttttttacaataggacggcggctccggacttttcctggagagggccgaagtccgtaattcctcatcctcgggtagaaccgttggacgagctcgagggcgagctcaataagattcccatgattaggaaacagtattcggaatctgagctcgtcaagggtgacttcgtgttcgattcctcgtcttcggacgaagagactgagggtgaggatttcttttttatgctttactgctttaacggcgaaaactaactttgttttctcactttttggcagtgaacatgctaagcaggctaggtcgcaaatcctccgaatccaaggagccggagaaacagagagccaccagctcggcgtctgatgccgagaagaatccgaagaggcagaagacctcttcgagtcagtcttcggatccaaaaaagccggaatcgacttcggcaaaggggaaggcgaagactcagaaacccccaaaagcgccacaGAGAGACATTGTCCTGGGGGGTTGTGGATCCGGAGCGGTtgcggccacttcggaacatatctctgagccctttttatggccaaaggactttgtggaggtgaatttccttcttgattttctggttttgcttctttcctatattttttgtggcccctctgttgacttttttcctttttccattttcagaggaacaatatgctctgcaagctcgtcacagttgaactctctaaagcgtccagcgattatgatgagatgcagaggaatttgaatgctgctcgtcaccaggccgaacaggctcgggcagactttgaggaggcaagggccgctaggatctcggctcaggatgaagcccagcgtgccaaaaaccagctcatcatccagagagagcagtcgaaacagagggatgctgccgccgtggttgctcagggggaggctctccgtgtttacacggagaaactctttttgagcaatcaattttcggcccttatcggcgatctgctgaaattgatgaccgataatgccgagcaggaacccgaagtcatcttgccgctgtatggccgagagattgcagcgcgtctccagagtctgccgctccttgaggagcttgcgtcttcatcggtcctgctttctgctgaacgagtccgtagttgtcgtgctgaccgtgacgagaacatggaggccatctttgcctccttggggcctgtttcacccgcttcaattttcaaaggggagggtgagcaggaaaatgaggccggcaaggagaccgagcagaaggatcagcagaccggcgacgggcacgccgagcaagaggtgcagcagatcggcgatgggggcgccgagcaggagggagggaggagggaggccgaggctgagaccgaggtcgacaaggagaaagaagctgaaacccacagggaagccggagacgaaactggcgaagtatgatttcgtctcccttctcttagtttagtttctttctttctatttgtaaaatggccttgaagccctccttgtgtaaattttttctttgaatgaaaaaattctcctttctacactcgtgtcttctttatagcttttcttaatctcttttactcctattgtggtttactgcctgctcggtaaaccgaaatgccgaactgacatagctgcttcgtattctttactctaaggagctggaggtacttcactggaagcggctatactcttcggctttaaatgaagctgagaaaaaagctatagatgaccagatgaagtacgatgaactcttggctcgtttagtggagctggagtccaacaataaggacttagagtccataaagaaagatctggaggccgagctgaatactgtcatcgctgagaggactgcatatgaagacttcatcagcgggcgcgggggaatgactatatccgaagttcagaatcaagttgatgaactgtgggagaagcttcatgtactccggaagaacaatgtgctggagagctcggcttgccaacaagttgtgaaatcattgcggcgcttggcttctctgtacgacatcattctttcccggcgtcccgcgatcgagagattccttagccgtttcccgctaacagacgCTCAtgctccaactcaaacctcggatccacttactcaaacttctactccaaatcagcaccggactcaggagcaaccggaaacgtcaagacaagaacctactccaagtcagcaacgggctcaggagcaaccggaaacgtcaagacaagaacgccctgaagttcgtagaggagtggtgaatatgagtgagcaagatcagcgaatgcttcgtgaagagactcttcgccgccgaggtgctagaacttcccggactcagagaagaggcggtaggtcgatcagagcatctcgtccacctactgattcttcaactgctcggaacgcccgaactcagcatcatgaggactttttggataggtggctcaactttagcaaccgtagACAGTAgagtagtcctttgtaatggtgtaacgcattctcgtagggcagcggaattgtatgcccaacaagacttagtaaatgaaattttttcatttcgcttctatcactgcgtatttacagttcaacgattttttatttcatttattgtactcgtcctcggtcttatgaagtaaactcttctttgaccggattgagttagtgtccttatttggcgagttttatcgcttggattggactttccctgtactcgtcctcggtcttatgaagtaaactcttctttgaccggacttagtttgtgtactcgtccttggtcttatgaagtaaactcttctttgaccggacttagtttgtgtccttatttggcgagttttatcgcttggattggactttccctagttaaccgaagtggttttcggcttattgcagttcgtttcagacgaattgcttgtttcttaagctgaattgtggagtcttgtatcttccttagaagcttggactcacaattgtctttaataattgatctaaaaaggggatcagcctttaaagaacaatatacctcagtaacatttataagagacaaaacgcacacagagagacaaaacgcacatagagagacaaataaaaaggacgaaaaagattttaatcttttaaaaaacgacaagtataaagaacaatacaaatatgaaagcacatacccctaggaccgaactagacacgagactgaccggaccttgtctcttacaaatagaacttcttgaggttggaaatgtgccatgtatGGTGTTTATTGTGTTTATTGTTTGGTTTGACAAAGAAAATAAGATTGAGGTTTATGAATATTGTTTGTTGGGTAGATATGGGTTAATGTTTTATCTTGATACTAGTGTATCTTGCGTTCGGAAATGATGAATCGAATATATTGATGCTTTCCAATTGATTGAAGTGTGAGCAGGTGTGATTATTTATTTTACAGCCGTGATCTTTGGTTAATGACCTAGTTACCCCATGGAAGAATTGAAGATATACTATATCCATATTGCTTTCTCCACTTAGCTCGAGGAATAGCTTGAAGTTGTGATTACAGTTTGAATTTTGATTCAGACAATAATGATAGTATCTTGTATCTAAAACAAAATGGTAGCTCACTTTTTATCGTATGGAAGAGGATTAAAACATGTTATTGAAAAACTATACTGAGTTGTTAATAATATCTATTGGAAAGAGGATCGTGTTGGGGCACATGAACAACTTGATGCATTGTCGTCTCCCTTTAACCCTTTGACcgaattttattttcctttatgTGTCTTAGTCTTTTCATGTAGCAAAATTAGTCTGGTAATTCTAGGTTAATTCAATCTCAAATAATATTAGAATAAATTGACCTTAAGCAATTGATAAATCACATATCACACCTTTTTATCGTCTTTTTTACATTAAATCATTATTTGTTATGTATAATCTTATATGCATATTTATATTGGAGTAGGAACATAAACACCCAAAATAACTCAAAACTCATGACATATGTGAGTGGGTTAGGATTGGAATCAGGAGgattacatttattaaatagAACAAAGCACTAATATCCCACAACGTAACCACTAATATCCACAACATTTGTTTGACTTAGACAATCACACAACTTAATTTAACTATTATACTATTATATCGACAGCTAGTATTAGTTTAATTAAGTTTTAGGATTGTTATATTCTGTCCTATATGTGTGTGATAGTATCTATGATCTTAGATGCcttattttaaatgtttttacAAGATTGTGACTCAGAATGCACATTGGTTATTTAGAGGGAGAAATGAAGCATTATACATGCTTGTTCTTGTGCATGATTAGCACCAATATAAGTTATATTTTCTGTTTGTATATTGagtaaaaattaaatagaaaaatgtaccaaaatgtgaaaataattctatttcaaattttcaacttGATTGCGAATCATATTAATTTATGATAATTGATGAGTAGTATAGTAAGtccaaaaataataattagagatgTATGTTGTGACAACGAGTATGGTATatgcaaaaaaaatgaaaaagataaagagtGGAAAAAGGGGAAATTGTGTAGGATTTTTGTGGATGTTTGTGATTGGCTCATAAGATTTCATAGGGTGTCTGCACCACAACTTTCAACACATGACTCGTGGAATAGCTTTGTTCTCACACTTCAAGATGTGGACATgaataaacattttttttcatttcatttgtcGTAATTCAGTGAACTTTTTTTGGTACATTCATAGGCTTGTGGATTAGTGATGTTAGTTTTATGAGAAATGGctaaaattggtcctgaacatatggtcattttatgtttttggtcttaaacattatcttttggattttttggtcctgaacatatgaaaatttgatcattttggtcctggactaactgttccgttaaaaactaacggtcaacgtaaaatgaccatatgttcaagaccaattttggcctttactcttaaaTCCTAACTGATTAGTTGaagtaatgtatgtattttggcATGAATGTGGAGTGGAATCATGATGTAAAAGCTTTATTTGACATCAATAGATTTAGTAATGTTTGAATTTCTTGGTAGTAAGGTATGTATTTTGAATGTGGAGTAAAGTAATGTATTGATTTTTTAACGTAATAGTTAgtccaggaccaaaatgatcaaattttcatatgttcaggacaaaaaaatccaaaagataatgtttaggaccaaaaacataaaatgaccatatattcaggaccaattttggcctttactctagtTTTATTAGCGttagtacatttttttataaaataaatagagtACAATAATTGGCCCTTTCCAACGAAGAAAGCAATTGGGCCTGTGGCTTACATTTTTACGAGACTAGCCCACAAATCAAAATGGATGGGTAGTAAATAATGGGCCGCTCCTAAGGGATTTTTTAATTGGGCCGAGAACTTTATAGAGATTAATTTCATGAATAAAAGATTAGGGTAATTGAATCGAATTGAATCTAAGTCGAGTCAAGTCAAAGTCGAATTAtccaattcaaaatataaaaattgttgcaacaattaaaataaataggTAGAAAACATTGCATAAAACTAATTTGGCATGGTAACAATATACGCACATATGTTGAAGATCATTATTTGCATCTTAATTTACACTAGAAAACGCTAAGAAGACTTTTGATTTGAGTAATACaatttaattgattaaataGTTAAGTGTTTAGTTTGCATTATTCACGTATGTGACTGACTAATCATGAAAGCTCGGTCAACATTATAATTAATCAAGTAATCGAATAGTTTTTTGTCACCCCAAAATTATGATCATCATTCATTATATCAATTATATGCATCATCCACCCAATCAAAGAGTGCCCAATATGATATATTTGACTAGCTTATGCTATATAATCAAGTAAAGATTTGTTATGTTCACTAGCTTATGCTAAACAAGTTTGAATGTCAACTATAATAGCTAACTAAGTCCACTTATCTCATCTAAAAAAACCTAATTTTAGTAGGAAGTAAACGTAAGAAGTACCATAATTGAAAATGCCAACATCTTTGGCCTTTTATACAATCAACGTCTTCTACCTTTTTAACTAAGTGTACTCGCTCTTTTTTTTATGCGGCCCTTACAAGGCTGTGCCACTTCATATCGACCTTCAATCTATAAATATGCCTGATTTTGGAAATGGTGGGTGGACACACTACATTCGAACTTTTGCATCCAACAATTCTCGTAAAGCTCAAAAGATCTCGCTTCAAACACGTACATGTCGACCATCATTTTAACATCTTTATGAACATTATTAGTTCAATTCTAAAAAACTTCACCAATTTCGTCTAGACCTAGCAGATTTCAAGTGTCATCATTTTAACATCTTTATGAACATTATTAGTTCAATTGTAAAAAACTTCACCAATTTCGTCTAGACCTAGCAGATTTCGTCTAAGAATGGGAAGTTGTTTTAGTATTTAGGTATAATTTTTCGAACGAAAATATGATTTTCGTCCACTTAACTCGGATCAAGCTCGATTTTTTCCTACATTTCTAATTATCATAGACATTTTATAACTGAAATTGGGGTAATACCAATGCAACAGCATCAAATTCACGTGGCCATGTTTTATTGCCGCGATTTAGGTTGACTTTAATGAAAAAACCTTTAGTTTTGTCTCTTCAATATTGATTAAGGTCACGATATGGATAACGTTTTCCGTGAATTAAGAAAGCAAAGAAGATTTCTTTAATTCAACTAAACACATTTTTAAGAGTAGAGTCCATCATTAGAGGAAATTattaacttttatttttctcttatcCAAAAGAAGGCATGTGATGTAAATGATAAATAATGAATGtcactatatataaatataaattggtGATGTATTCAACACTATTTATGAGCATGCATCTATAATGCCTTGGTCATGTTAACAtgttcttactttactttttattttaatgttttttaatGTATCATAGATCAAagatttatatatttgttttgacattAACTTCGAATAGACGAAGAAATTATAGGAGTTGTaaaaaaagtttatattttatgtaataGACTAATTGTACTATGTAAATTTGATGGCCTTACTTGTGATTTATGATATTTAAGGTAATGAAATGATTCAAAAATCATGTTAATGTGGCCTACATAAATAATTGGTGTTTACGGTAACTACTCACTTCTATATAATCGTATAACTTGAGGAATGATGCTCATAATTGGTATGTTATCACTTCTTTATATGCGTGTAACTTGAGGAATGATGTGTCATGTGTTGACTAGTCATTTTCGTTGAGGCTCTGCTTCTTTTAttgtatattttcattttaattttaatacttCAAAAGTATTATTGGTAAGAAGTATAGGAGTATAAAGTAAAAGTtcaattattcttttaattatgaAGTTTAtgataaatattcaaaattttgagCTTTGACTTTTGGTGTTATTTGTATGTcaatataattatgaaatagtactaaaattaaaataaatgcatAAAAATACTAGAAAGATGCTCACATAAGTTGACTATTAACTTAATTTTTGCTATTAACTTAATTTAACATTTTGTATTCAGTACGGTAGTCGTACGGAGATTAATTATAGAAGATTGGAGTTGTAATCCTCTTATTACACCTATTGTCGTAttccaaatttccaacaatTAAATTTTTACTCGCTTACATATGTAACGATGATAATTCAAACGAGTCCAGGTAATATATCAATCATATATAATAGATATGACAAATTAATATCAGATATATAATTAACTACTCATATTTATAGCACTTTCTACATTACTATCTTCTATCTAATAAATACTGTATTCCTACGTTGGaaaatagacaaaaaaaatCATGGTTAGAAGCTATTTTTCACATATGGTGGCATTTTTTTTGAAACTAATGAACATAATTTAGAGGTTTACTATCATCTAGTTTTgacaattttaatatattacatTTGTAAATACATGTAGTAAAAATTGTAGATATAATTGTTGGTCTTTTTCATCTCGGCTGCTATTTAATATTTACTCGTTTGCCACATatttttaatcatattttaataCTTTTAGAATAAATAGTTTATTCCAAGTATCATCTTCTTGAGCATGAAAAAATATATGACCGACTTCTAAATATTTTAATACGATTAGAATAAATAGTTTATTCCAAGTATCATCTTTATTGATCATGAAAAAACATAATATGACTGACTTCCAAGCATATCACATGCTCAACTTGAAATACCATACCGACTTGTAAGAATTATCTCATCTCGAGCTAGTAACATTACAACTACTTTATgtcattaattttgaaatattttaaaattgatttaaCTAATCGATATAAACGAAAAATGTACCTACAAAAATGTCAGTATAATTGAATTACGAATTGGTAAAGTCTcgtataattatatttatgaaaaaaatcaaatgatgttattaaatatataatatagtatattACTAATAGAGAATTGACGGTGATGATATAAAGGGCGTTCCACTTTTGATAAGATGATAAGATGATGAGGTGTTATACATTCATGATTCATATCAAATTcggtggtgttcggttttctaaataaaataatatcaagatataatctaagattgagttgtgagattattttagtcacatGGGGTTAACTATgattaattatctcatgattattcatTTATGATTGAGTTATCTCATAAACCAAACACTCTACATATTTAATCCGGAATACAATCATGCAAACCGAACACTCCATTCGTGAACAATCAATATTTTGGGATTCACAGCTTTATTTATTTGTCATAAAGAAATGAGATAGTGCCTCGCAGCGCTACATTTTGAATAAAACATgcgaaaaaatatatttttgaattCGACGTATTGAATATTCAAATAAAGTTGGCATAGTGATGATATAAATTTACCATTTGACATACGTAATCTGCGACacatttgttgtttttttagatattttttgGCTTATTTTTTGTGAAATATTGTCCAACCTAATAGGATAtggcacaaattttaataaatggtCCATATATTGTGTGTTgagaagtaattttatttaaataatatactttctctatctttaTTGAAATTCTCATTTTGTGAAGGAAGAAAGATACTCAGTATATTGTAAGTGGACAAAGTAGCGAGCCACATCGAAGAAAATACGTGTGATAGTATCTATAAACAAAAAttgttaaaaaatttatatttatttgtca
This window contains:
- the LOC121758954 gene encoding glutamyl-tRNA reductase 1, chloroplastic-like; this encodes MAVSSAFVGAKLEALLVRNAASPSMSASAAPRARLAALSRRNWGMVKCEAAPDALAAQADAAEPTNAASFSASASSLSALEQLKTSAADRYTKERSSIVVIGLSIHTAPVEMREKLAVPEAEWPRAISELCGLNHIEEAAVLSTCNRMEIYVVALSRHRGVKEVTDWMSKTSGIPASEICEHRFLLYDQDATQHIFEVSAGLDSLVLGEGQILAQVKQVVKVGQGVVGFGRNISGLFKHAITVGKRVRTETNIAAGAVSVSSAAVELALMKLPEASHSTARMLVVGAGKMGKLVIKHLAAKGCTKMVVVNRTEDRVSAIREEIKDVEIIYKPLTEMLTCTAEADVVFTSTASETPLFLKEHVVDLPPVGSNVGGLRLFVDISVPRNVGACVNDLKTARVYNVDDLKEVVAANKEDRLRKAMEAQAIIAEESGQFEAWRDSLETVPTIKKLRAYAERIRGAELEKCLSKMGDDIPKKTRKAVDDLSRGIVNKLLHGPMQHLRCDGSDSRTLSETLENMHALNRMFSLETEISVLEQKIRAKVEQSQN